ACCCGAAAAACTTTACATGTAAACAATAATATAACATTATTCCTTAGACAAGATGGTACTATTCGCTCTCTTAAAGCACAAAAATAGATTTAGTGTATAATTGCAAAAAATGATGTAAAAGGAGGAAAAGTGTAATGAATGATCATAAATGTTGTATCAGTACTTTATTTGAACGATTGAGCGGAAAAGCAGAATCACGGTGTCAGAAAATTGTTGATGTTGCATATCGTCTATTTTTAGATAATGGGTATGAAAAAGTCAGTATGAATGATATTGTCAAAGAAGCTGGTGGTTCACTGGCGACGTTATACAAACATTTTGGAAACAAGGAACAACTTTTAATTTATGTATTAAAAGAAAAAACAGAGAAGCTCTTTGGTGAATGGGAACGTCGTAGTCATTACTATGAAGGCCGAATTGAAGAGTTTTTAAGGGAAACAGGTAAGCTTTTTTTAGATTTAATTATTACAGATGATGCCGTGTTGTTTCATCGCTTAATTGTATCGGTTGGGTATATGAATGATTTAAGATTCAGTGAGCAAGTAATGCAGAATGTAATGTCTCGTCCGACCAATATTATTGCAGAATATTTAGAGAATGAAAAAGCAAAAGGGCATATTGAAGTAGATGATACAGTATTGTGTGCACAACAATTTTTTCATGCTCTTGAAGAACCTTTTATGTTTCCACGAATCTTAGGTGTAGAGACGGATGTTTCAGAGCCAAGACGCCTCAAAGCACTAAATCAAGTCGTTACTATTTTTTGCCGTGGAGTGCTGATAAAATCGTAAATATTGAGTGAAAATATAGCTTGACTTATTTATGTTTTGTGACTATAATTCGCCTACAAAATGTAATGTAATTTACATTACACTAATCAATGGAGTTTAAAAATGACTAAAAACAGAGGGTTTATGACGTATGCCAAATACGCATTAGTAGCGACATTGGGGGCTTTTTTAGTCTCTGGATGCTCAAATGAAACAGATAAAAAAGTTGGAGGAATGCCAGCCATGCCACCTTTACCGGTTGCAACGTATAAAGTGGTCGCAAGTGATGTACCTGTTTCCCTTGAATACCCAGCCAAAGTCAAAAGTATGCAGCAAGTAGGTATCGTTGCACGTGTTAGCGGTGTTTTAGAGAAGAAGCTCTTCACCGAAGGCAGTTTTGTCAAAGCGGGCGATATGCTGTACCAAATCGACTCAGATCGTTATGAAGCATTGATGCAAGAAGCAGTGGCGGATGTGGGTGTTAAAGAAGCGACTCTTAAACAAACGACGCGTGATTGGGATCGAACCAAAGTGTTGTTTGAACAAGACGCTGTTTCTCAAAAAGAGAGAGATTCTGCCCTTTCCGCGTATGAATCAGCAGGTGCTTCACTGAAATCTTCACAGGCAGCACTTAAAAAAGCGACGATTGACTTTAACTATACCAAAGTAAAAGCGACCATTTCAGGTATGACAAGTCTCAATGCCCAAGATATTGGAAGTTATGTAGGATCAAGCAGCGATACGATGACCCTCACAACCATTACGCAAACTGACCCCGTTTATGTTGAATTTTCATTGCCAGACATTGAGCTTTTGAAAAAACGTTATGTGATGGGGCAAGGTAATTGGAATAGTATCGCTCAAGCGAAACTTCCTGTACAACTCTCTACACCCGATGGTACAAAATATGCCAAAATGGGTACATTGGACTTTTTAGACAGTTATGTGGATGGTGAAACCTCTACGATTAAAGCACGTGCAACTTTTTCAAATCCAAACAATATTTTAATACCAGGACTTTTTGTTCGTGTCAATGTTGAGGGTTTAGTCTATAAAGATGCCATTAGCATTCCTCAAAAGGCTCTTTTACAAGAGGCCATTGGCTCATTTGTCTATGTGGCTAAAGAAGGTAAGGCTGAAAAAGTGCCTGTTAAGGCAGGTACGGTTCATAATGATACCTATATCATTGAGAGTGGTTTACATGTAAACGATCTTGTCATTACAAACAATCTGACCAAACTACGTCCAGGGTCTGCCATTGTTGTTGCAGAAGCAAAGGAATAAAGTATGTTTTCTAAATTTTTTATCAATCGACCTATTTTTGCAACCGTTCTCTCGATCGTTGTGATTATTGCGGGTTTGATGGCTATTCGCGGCTTGCCTATTGAAGAGTACCCTGAAGTCACGCCTCCTCAAGTCAGTGTGAAAGCTACTTATGCGGGAGCAAGTGCAGAAACTATCTCTAAAACAGTAGCAGCCCCCCTAGAGCAACAGATCAACGGTGTTGAAGATATGATCTATATGTCTTCCACCGCTTCTTCAACAGGTTCATTGACGATTAATGTCTATTTTAAAATTGGAACCGATGCCGATCAAGCAACGATTAACGTCAATAACCGTGTTCAAGCAGCTTTGAGTAGTCTTCCAAGTGAAGTACAAGCCCAAGGTGTGACGGTACGAAAGCAATCATCAACTATTTTGAAGGTTGTCTCGATTATTTCTCCCAATAACACGTATGATGAAATTTACATGGCAAACTATGCGCTTGTCAACGTTATTGATGAACTCAAACGTCTTGAGGGTGTCGGTGATGCTTCCTTGTTTGGTAATCAAGATTACTCCATGCGTATTTGGATGAAACCCGATCAATTGGCGAAATACAATCTCACCCCAACCGATGTAATTAATGC
Above is a genomic segment from Sulfurospirillum halorespirans DSM 13726 containing:
- a CDS encoding TetR/AcrR family transcriptional regulator — translated: MNDHKCCISTLFERLSGKAESRCQKIVDVAYRLFLDNGYEKVSMNDIVKEAGGSLATLYKHFGNKEQLLIYVLKEKTEKLFGEWERRSHYYEGRIEEFLRETGKLFLDLIITDDAVLFHRLIVSVGYMNDLRFSEQVMQNVMSRPTNIIAEYLENEKAKGHIEVDDTVLCAQQFFHALEEPFMFPRILGVETDVSEPRRLKALNQVVTIFCRGVLIKS
- a CDS encoding efflux RND transporter periplasmic adaptor subunit, whose amino-acid sequence is MTKNRGFMTYAKYALVATLGAFLVSGCSNETDKKVGGMPAMPPLPVATYKVVASDVPVSLEYPAKVKSMQQVGIVARVSGVLEKKLFTEGSFVKAGDMLYQIDSDRYEALMQEAVADVGVKEATLKQTTRDWDRTKVLFEQDAVSQKERDSALSAYESAGASLKSSQAALKKATIDFNYTKVKATISGMTSLNAQDIGSYVGSSSDTMTLTTITQTDPVYVEFSLPDIELLKKRYVMGQGNWNSIAQAKLPVQLSTPDGTKYAKMGTLDFLDSYVDGETSTIKARATFSNPNNILIPGLFVRVNVEGLVYKDAISIPQKALLQEAIGSFVYVAKEGKAEKVPVKAGTVHNDTYIIESGLHVNDLVITNNLTKLRPGSAIVVAEAKE